A part of Miscanthus floridulus cultivar M001 chromosome 6, ASM1932011v1, whole genome shotgun sequence genomic DNA contains:
- the LOC136458192 gene encoding pectinesterase-like: MPPIPKRAEHLLVLLIVAFAAAATSAASDAAASAVPFYPSAEAAAAAHCDGTLYPELCLSTLADIPDLHKKPLPDVICAAVNRTEDVVAATSTNCSSYLQDRSLSARDRLAINDCLELLSTTMDELRATTADLESPAGRSSGSGNGSAAPSLGARRATMDHVMTVLSAAITNQYTCLDGFAYQNGGRVRPYIEPTFHHVSRMVSNSLAMAKKLPGASPSSAPTPSPTAAAARQPFTGYGQMVKGFPRWVRPGDRRLLQAPATAIAADAVVAKDGSGGYTTVSAAVAAAPTNSKKRYVIYIKAGAYMENVEVGKKHVNLMFVGDGIGKTVIKASRNVVDGYTTFRSATVAVVGNNFLARDLTIENSAGPSKHQAVALRVGADLSAFYRCSFVGYQDTLYVHSLRQFFRDCDIYGTIDFVFGNAAAVLQGCNLYARKPLPNQSNIFTAQGREDPNQNTGISVHRCKVAAAADLDSSATKTYLGRPWKQYSRTVFLQSELDSLIDPAGWLEWNGNFALDTLYYGEYMNTGPGAGTSARVKWKGYRVITSASEASAFTVGSFIDGDVWLAGTSIPFTTGL, encoded by the exons ATGCCACCCATACCCAAGAGAGCCGAGCATCTCCTCGTCCTCCTAATTGTCGCATTcgctgccgccgccaccagcgccgcctccgacgccgccgccagcgccgtCCCCTTCTACCCCTCCGCGgaggccgcggccgccgcgcaCTGCGACGGCACGCTGTACCCGGAGCTCTGCCTGTCCACACTCGCGGACATCCCGGACCTGCACAAGAAGCCCCTCCCGGACGTCATCTGCGCGGCCGTGAACCGCACCGAGGACGTCGTGGCCGCCACCTCCACCAACTGCTCATCCTACCTACAGGATAGGTCCCTCTCGGCGCGGGACCGCCTCGCCATCAACGACTGCCTGGAGCTGCTATCCACCACCATGGACGAGCTCCGCGCCACGACCGCCGACCTCGAGTCCCCCGCCGGCAGGAGCTCCGGGTCCGGGAACGGCTCCGCGGCCCCGTCGCTGGGCGCCAGGCGCGCGACGATGGACCACGTCATGACGGTGCTCTCCGCGGCCATCACCAACCAGTACACCTGCCTCGACGGCTTCGCGTACCAGAACGGCGGGCGGGTGCGGCCCTACATCGAGCCGACCTTCCACCACGTCTCCCGCATGGTGAGCAACTCGCTCGCCATGGCCAAGAAGCTGCCCGGCGCCAGCCCCTCCTCTGCGCCTACGCCGTCGCCGaccgcagcggcggcgcggcagcCATTCACGGGGTACGGGCAGATGGTGAAGGGGTTCCCGCGGTGGGTGCGTCCCGGCGACCGGCGGCTGCTGCAAGCCCCGGCGACGGCCATCGCCGCGGACGCGGTGGTGGCCAAGGACGGGAGCGGGGGCTACACGACGGTGtcggcggccgtggcggcggctCCGACCAACTCGAAGAAGCGGTACGTGATCTACATCAAGGCCGGGGCGTACATGGAGAACGTGGAGGTCGGGAAGAAGCACGTGAACCTGATGTTCGTCGGCGACGGCATCGGCAAGACCGTCATCAAGGCCAGCCGCAACGTCGTGGACGGCTACACCACCTTCCGCTCAGCCACAGTCG CTGTGGTGGGCAACAACTTCTTGGCACGCGACCTGACGATCGAGAACTCGGCCGGCCCGTCGAAGCACCAGGCGGTGGCGCTCCGCGTGGGCGCGGACCTGTCGGCGTTCTACCGCTGCAGCTTCGTGGGGTACCAGGACACGCTGTACGTGCACTCCCTCCGGCAGTTCTTCCGCGACTGCGACATCTACGGCACCATCGACTTCGTGTTCGGCAACGCCGCCGCCGTGCTGCAGGGCTGCAACCTGTACGCGCGCAAGCCGCTGCCCAACCAGAGCAACATCTTCACGGCGCAGGGGCGGGAGGACCCCAACCAGAACACGGGCATCTCCGTCCACAGGtgcaaggtggcggcggcggcggacctcGACTCCTCCGCCACCAAGACCTACCTGGGCCGGCCGTGGAAGCAGTACTCCCGCACGGTGTTCCTGCAGTCGGAGCTGGACTCGCTCATCGACCCGGCCGGCTGGCTCGAGTGGAACGGCAACTTCGCGCTCGACACGCTCTACTACGGCGAGTACATGAACACGGGGCCCGGCGCCGGGACGTCCGCCCGGGTCAAGTGGAAGGGGTACCGTGTCATCACCAGCGCGTCCGAGGCCAGCGCCTTCACCGTCGGCTCCTTCATCGACGGGGACGTCTGGCTCGCCGGCACGTCCATCCCCTTCACCACCGGCTTGTGA